The DNA segment TCGGGCGAGGCCATCAGCGCTGTAAGGCGTCATATCGGCAGCGATATCGGCCCTAACTACGTGCCGGAAAAACCCAATTTCTTCACATCGAAAAAGGGCGCTCAGGAGGCTCACGAAGCCATCCGCCCGACGGACCCGAGCATCAAACCCGGCGACGCAAAGCCGTATCTGAACGACCAGCAGTTCAAGCTTTATGATCTGATCTGGCGCCGCTTTGTCGCGTGCCAGATGGAAAAGGCCCAGTGGGACACGACCACAATCGAGATCGAAGCCAAAACCGAGATCGGCCCGTGCACCTATCGCACGAACGGCCGGGTGCAGGTATTCGACGGCTTCACACGGGTCTGGCGCAACACTTCAAACGATCAGGACCTGCCCAGCATGGAGGTCAGCGATCCGCTGGCGGCAGTCGATGTCAATGCGGAACAGCACTTCACCAAGCCCCCCGCCCGCTACACAGAGGCATCGCTGGTCAAGGCGCTGGAACGCGAAGGCATCGGCCGGCCAAGTACATACGCAAGCATCATCAGCACGATCCAGGACCGCAAGTATGTCGAAAAACTCAAGAACAAGTTTTATGCTACTGACCTGGGCGAGGTTGTGACGGATAAGCTGGCTGAGTTTTTCCCGAAGATCATGGACATCGCGTTCACGCGGCACATGGAGGGTCAGCTTGACGAGATCGAGGAGCATCACCTCGACTGGGTGAACGTGCTCAACGAATTCTACGGGCCTTTCAAGGAAAACCTCGAGACCGCCAAAGAAGAGATGAAGCACGCCAAGGCCGAGACCACGCCCAGCGAGTATACCTGCCCAGAATGCGAAGCTCCAATGGTATACCGCTTCGGCAAGAACGGCCGGTTCTTAAGCTGTTCGAAGTATCCGGACTGCAAATTCGCTTGCCCCTGCGACCGCGAAGGCAAGATGGTCAAGGAAGAAGTTACGGAACACAAGTGCCCCAATTGCGAAAAACCCATGGTGGTCAAGAGCGGGCGTTTCGGCAAGTTCCTCGGATGCTCGGACTATCCGCAGTGCAAGACGATCATGAACATTGACAAGGAAGGCAACGTGCAGCCGCCCAAGGCTCCGCCCGAGCCGACAGGCATCAAATGCTACAAATGCAAAAAAGGCGAACTGGTCATAAGACAGTCCAAGCGCGGGCCGTTCCTGGGCTGCAACAAGTTCCCCAGGTGCCGGACGATCGTTAGCATGAAACAGCTCGACAACCTGAAAAAGCTCCAGGAAGAGGGCAAATGGCCGCCCGAGACATGGGAAGAAGCGGACGAGATGCTGGGCCGTAAAAAGTCAGCGAAAAAGAAATCAAAGAAGAAAAAGGCCAAAAAGAAGACAGCGAAGAAAAAGACAGCTAAAAAGAAAACCGCTAAGAAGAAGACGAAAAAGAAAACCAGCCCTAAGACTGAATCTGAATAGCAGCGTCACAAAAAACGCTGCCGGCCTTGCAAGGAGTTTGACTAATGGCAGAATTTGATGATCTGAACAATATGGATGACGCTTCCGACAGCTTTGAGACCGTCGAGCCGATCGGCATGCGGGTGGTTATCCGCAAAGACGAGGACAAAAAGGAAACCAAGGGCGGCATTCAACTGCCGGACAACATCGAGATACCAACGATAACGGGCAGGATAGTGTCGGTTTCCGCGGAAGTGGAGATCACAGCAGAACTGCCGTTGAAGCAGTATGACAAGGTGCTTTTCAATCCAAAAGGCGCGATCCCGGTAGATTTCGAAGGCGACAACCGCCTGTTCGTAGTAGACGTGGAAAACGTAGTAGCAGTCTTCCGCAAGACCTGATCAAGATCACGGTAAAACCCTGCTGCAAAAACACTTACACCCACAAAGCTGTCGCTTCAGTATGCGGCAGCTTTTTTCATTGTCCACAACCAATGCAGTCTGTGCAAAACCAAAACACACTCTTTCGCAGACGCAAAAATTCTTTTGCAAATGCCTAATACGCATTGTGATTAATTCTCATGCTTAATCCATTCAGTATTGCATATTGAGCAGAACATTTCTGAGGTTATATTGTTCCATGCAACTGTTCCTGCGTTGAATATTTCCTCATAATTTTTGTAAATGCGGTTGCTCAAGTAGTGACTCTTCATATAGGCCCAAAGACGTTCTATCGGATTCAATTCCGGACTGTATGCAGGCAGGTGAAGCAGGCTGATATTCTTCGGCACAACCAACTGTTTAGCGATATGCCAACCAGCCTGATCAAGAACCAGAACCACATGTACATCTTTGCCTGCCTCCTCGCTTATAAATCTCAGGTGGTGATTCATATAATCAGTGTTAACAGTCGGAGTAATCACAGCCGACGATTTGCCATTGACAGGATTGACAGCTCCAAAAATATATACCCAATCATACTCGGTCTGCTTTACTGCTGTAGGCCTGGATCCTTTTGGAGCCCAAACATTGGTCAGTGTTCCTTGCTGGCCTATTCGCACTTCGTCCTGGAACCAGATCTCAATTTTCTTTTCGGGGTTTTCTGTTCGGACTTTTTGGACAAAAAGGGGGCTTGCTCCAACCACTGCTGCATTTTTTCCGGATCGTTCTTTCGGTGCTTAGGCCTTGGTTTTAGACATGAAAGCCCCAATCTATGCATTAGATCATAGACGCCGAAGAGCGAATATTTTACGCCAAATTCTCTTTCAAGAATCCGTCTTATGTCTCTGCCGCGTAGCACACATACACCACCGTCTGAATCGGTTGGTCCATCTTGAATTCGCTTGATCAACTCAGGCTCTTTTTTGCGTGGCAGTTTTGTAGGCCTGCCGCTTTGACGTTTTGGTGCGATAGCCTCAATGCCGCCATCACGGTAGAAATAACACCATCGCTGAACGAAGTTTTTGCTGCGATCAAGTTTTGTCATGATCGCTTTTGTTTGCCATCCCTCCAATGCCAGGGCTACCACCCGATATCGATCTCGCTGCTTTGCATTGGTTTCAATCCGAGCTTTTTCTTTTAACTTTTGCAGGTCACCGTACTTGATCTCACTGATGTGCATGCCATATTTCCTTTCATTTTTTAGGAATTATGACACATCATTAGCGATGGCGCAAGTCTAAAACCGTGGCGCGCGAAAAAATTTCACAATGCGTATAACATCCCTTGCAAGCGTCTGATAGACAAGCACTTAGGTTGCACAATTGTCTTACCCAACCGCGGCCGGAGCTTTCTTATTTCTGCCGGGGTCTTCTTCGCAGGAGCAGCCCGCCTGCACCTAGCAGCAGAATTGTCGCAGGTTCGGGGATTTCAGGTGTCTCAGGCGGGTCGACAGGTATAATTTCCGGATCATCATCACCGCTGGCGATAGGAAAACCGCCGCCTGCGGGACTTGCGCCGCCGCCGGCACCAACACCGCGGCTGTTACGATGCAGCGGGCCTGATGCCTGACTTTGGGGGGATTGTTCTTCAGTGAGGATTACTGTTTCTTCTTCGTCTTCGCGCTGGAAGACGGCGACAACCATTTTTGGTGAGTCAACGGTAATTGTGGTGCTGGCGCTGGAGTTGTTTCCTACGTCGCCGAGCCAGCCTGCAAATCTGTAACCCGGGCGTGGGCTTGCAGTTATGGTAGTTTTTTCGGCTTTATTGTAGCTGTGTACGCCTGCATCGGGGGTAACCGTGCCGCCGTCGACGGGGCTTCGCTGAACCATCAGCGAGTATTCGCCGGTCGCGGCCTGAACGGGGGAAACGGTCGCCAGCAGTGCAAAAATGCACATCTGAAGGCCCATACCGACTAAAGCGACAGGGTATAGCCGCGACCTGGTCATATTTTTATTACTTTTCATCAATGTTTCTCCCCTGAGACGCTGGATGGGCCTAAAATCGTCCATATCAGCACTGAAAATCAACTTTTCATTCGAAAACCTCAGCAAACTTATACCCCATACGGCTGAAAGTGTCAAGCTAATGTACGCTAAAATGACTATTTGAAAAGATGTGAAAAGTTGGGCAAAACTCATCGAAATGGGGTCAAAACTAAGAAGAAAGGGGTGAAAAACATGCAAAAGTTGTCACCGAAAACAGGGCCTAAAATGCCCAACATGAGCCCAGAGTCATTTTAATGAACTGGATATTTTTCAGTTACTTTAGAACCTGCGATGGAGTCCTATGCCCATGTATTCTTCTTTGCCGTCGACGCCTGAGAAGGGGATGACATCGAAGCCGCCGACCTGGGGGAGTTTGTCTTCGCCTGCGACGTGGTGGCCCACGATGTAGCCGAGGACCGCGCCGAAAACTACGTCACTTCCCCAGTGGTCACCGCTGTCCATCATGCGGAAACCGACGAAGCCGGCGCCGAGGTAGGCTGGGATGCCGACGTTGGGGCCGTAGAGTTCGTCGAGGACGGCAGCGACGGTGAAGGAGCTGGAAGTATGGCCGCTGGGCCAGGCGAGGTCCTTGCCGTTGGGTGTGTCGTTGTTTCTAATCACTTTGGCGGTGAGGGTCCAGAAGCCGGTCACCGATAGTGCCTTCATCATGGTCCAGGCGTTTTTCTTGTTTATCTCGTCCTGGTTTGC comes from the Anaerohalosphaera lusitana genome and includes:
- the topA gene encoding type I DNA topoisomerase, which encodes MAKSGSSKSLVIVESPAKAKTINKYLGPEYEVQASMGHVRDLPSSGLNIDIEHDFEPTYEISRGKKKVINSLKSAAKKCDRLYLATDLDREGEAIAWHLAQLLNMPDENTYRVVFNSITKDAIKQAFSDPGKLNMDRVLAQQARRVLDRIVGYEISPLLWKKVARGLSAGRVQSVAVKMIVEKEREIRAFDPDEYWLIPAVFTTETDKDYSADWKAFLESAEDEKKGRTLAEQYEWLRERNAFKAELTRVNGDKFHADNEEDAHKIFNAIRNGSYSVADKKVKRVSSRPSPPFITSTLQQAAANRLGFTAKRTMSVAQQLYEGVELGSMGAIGLITYMRTDSTHISGEAISAVRRHIGSDIGPNYVPEKPNFFTSKKGAQEAHEAIRPTDPSIKPGDAKPYLNDQQFKLYDLIWRRFVACQMEKAQWDTTTIEIEAKTEIGPCTYRTNGRVQVFDGFTRVWRNTSNDQDLPSMEVSDPLAAVDVNAEQHFTKPPARYTEASLVKALEREGIGRPSTYASIISTIQDRKYVEKLKNKFYATDLGEVVTDKLAEFFPKIMDIAFTRHMEGQLDEIEEHHLDWVNVLNEFYGPFKENLETAKEEMKHAKAETTPSEYTCPECEAPMVYRFGKNGRFLSCSKYPDCKFACPCDREGKMVKEEVTEHKCPNCEKPMVVKSGRFGKFLGCSDYPQCKTIMNIDKEGNVQPPKAPPEPTGIKCYKCKKGELVIRQSKRGPFLGCNKFPRCRTIVSMKQLDNLKKLQEEGKWPPETWEEADEMLGRKKSAKKKSKKKKAKKKTAKKKTAKKKTAKKKTKKKTSPKTESE
- a CDS encoding co-chaperone GroES, encoding MDDASDSFETVEPIGMRVVIRKDEDKKETKGGIQLPDNIEIPTITGRIVSVSAEVEITAELPLKQYDKVLFNPKGAIPVDFEGDNRLFVVDVENVVAVFRKT
- a CDS encoding IS630 family transposase codes for the protein MVGASPLFVQKVRTENPEKKIEIWFQDEVRIGQQGTLTNVWAPKGSRPTAVKQTEYDWVYIFGAVNPVNGKSSAVITPTVNTDYMNHHLRFISEEAGKDVHVVLVLDQAGWHIAKQLVVPKNISLLHLPAYSPELNPIERLWAYMKSHYLSNRIYKNYEEIFNAGTVAWNNITSEMFCSICNTEWIKHEN
- a CDS encoding winged helix-turn-helix domain-containing protein → MHISEIKYGDLQKLKEKARIETNAKQRDRYRVVALALEGWQTKAIMTKLDRSKNFVQRWCYFYRDGGIEAIAPKRQSGRPTKLPRKKEPELIKRIQDGPTDSDGGVCVLRGRDIRRILEREFGVKYSLFGVYDLMHRLGLSCLKPRPKHRKNDPEKMQQWLEQAPFLSKKSEQKTPKRKLRSGSRTKCE
- a CDS encoding InlB B-repeat-containing protein — protein: MKSNKNMTRSRLYPVALVGMGLQMCIFALLATVSPVQAATGEYSLMVQRSPVDGGTVTPDAGVHSYNKAEKTTITASPRPGYRFAGWLGDVGNNSSASTTITVDSPKMVVAVFQREDEEETVILTEEQSPQSQASGPLHRNSRGVGAGGGASPAGGGFPIASGDDDPEIIPVDPPETPEIPEPATILLLGAGGLLLRRRPRQK
- a CDS encoding phosphatase PAP2 family protein, whose protein sequence is MKHCIALLIVILVTATPVFAGTQENTQSGSLLDEDYQASFDEVKPLDALWDDIWTLPDVIEENTVEILDNPDYVNALLMAGGASIAMHASGADDDIADNFEDHQALRDDWADEGTYLVGGPGFHFAATGLWYLFSHANQDEINKKNAWTMMKALSVTGFWTLTAKVIRNNDTPNGKDLAWPSGHTSSSFTVAAVLDELYGPNVGIPAYLGAGFVGFRMMDSGDHWGSDVVFGAVLGYIVGHHVAGEDKLPQVGGFDVIPFSGVDGKEEYMGIGLHRRF